Proteins encoded by one window of Candidatus Tanganyikabacteria bacterium:
- a CDS encoding prolipoprotein diacylglyceryl transferase, which yields MTPQVEIHLMGGYSVRPFGLLVVLGLLFGYFLARARAREQGIDGHEFGPLVAWTVGTGLVSAHVIDVVFYHPEELARGPLYLLEFWTSLSSIGGLAGACVASLVFAWRSGRPWRQYADVLLQGWVLGWVFGRLGCTLAFDHPGAPTTAFLAFRYLDGQLRHNLGFYEFLYTLAIMLPATLLLHRARPQAPGGAQTVLAVLLYAPFRFLLDFLRATDVSGADPRYGGLTAAQWGFLAFFLLVVPFAAGLRAVGSGQPEEKPI from the coding sequence TTGACGCCGCAAGTCGAAATCCACCTCATGGGCGGGTACTCCGTCAGGCCATTCGGTCTGCTCGTGGTCCTGGGCCTCCTCTTCGGGTACTTTCTCGCGCGGGCCCGCGCGCGCGAACAGGGCATCGACGGCCACGAGTTCGGCCCATTGGTCGCCTGGACGGTCGGCACAGGTCTCGTATCGGCACACGTGATCGACGTGGTCTTCTACCATCCGGAAGAGCTGGCGCGGGGGCCTCTGTACCTGCTGGAGTTCTGGACGAGCCTGAGCTCCATCGGGGGGCTGGCAGGCGCGTGCGTGGCCTCGCTCGTCTTCGCCTGGAGATCCGGGCGGCCTTGGCGCCAGTACGCGGACGTCCTGCTCCAGGGTTGGGTCCTGGGCTGGGTATTCGGTCGCCTGGGTTGCACGCTGGCCTTCGACCACCCGGGTGCGCCGACGACCGCCTTCCTGGCTTTCCGCTATCTCGACGGCCAGTTGAGGCACAACCTCGGATTCTACGAGTTCTTATACACACTCGCGATCATGCTGCCTGCGACGCTGCTGCTCCACCGCGCACGCCCCCAAGCGCCGGGCGGGGCGCAGACCGTGCTGGCTGTGCTTCTCTATGCGCCGTTTCGATTCCTACTCGATTTTCTGCGCGCCACCGATGTTTCCGGGGCGGATCCGCGCTACGGCGGGCTTACCGCCGCCCAGTGGGGATTCCTCGCCTTCTTCTTGCTCGTCGTCCCGTTCGCGGCCGGTCTGCGCGCTGTCGGTTCGGGCCAGCCCGAAGAGAAACCGATCTGA